TTGTCTTCTATATGTCCGTCAGCTGTCGAACGGACCGCGGTACTACGTAAAGTTGATGGCCTTCACTTTAGGGTCGTTGCTTGATTGCCTTGACGTGGACTATTCAATGAGTGCGTTTTTTTTACAGTATACTATAGTATATTCAACTTCCAGTGTTCGCCGACATTTATTTTTTGGTTTTCCTAATTTTGTGTCTTGTGAGTGTTTTTGTGTGTGTAAAATGTGCGTTTCCTTTTACAGGTGCAACTTTTGTTTAGCGAAACCTTTTCATATAGCTGCATTTCTTAAAGGGTGCATGTTGCCTGTTTTACTAAGCCGGTTTTTTTCATGGTCGATTTGGACACAAAAAAACACAATCAACTTTAAAATGTACAACTTTTTTCAAACGGAAGACTTTCTTGGTGATAAATTTCTCTGCAGAGTTATGCATGAATATACATGCTGGTAAGAAATCATTGGAGGTAGTCACTCTACTTCTGAAAAGAAGGCCGATAAAATTTGTCCGAAGTCAAACAATGCAAAGTTTGGCCAAGTTTGCAAGAAAACCATTAAGAACTACGGGTCAAAAATAATATCATTATATACGCAATAAAACATATCTTATATTAATCTAGTTAGTATTGTAGTTGTTGATGATTTTTTCTACATCACATGGTCAAACTATGGACCGTTTGACGCGGGACAAAATTTATAGGCCTCTTTTcatagacggagggagtaattaagATTCACCGTAGTTCATCAGTACTGGTAGTAGTAACTAAGGTGCACGACTAATACCTTGAGCAAAAGCCTAAAGGAGGCACTACGCTTGCGAGAAAGTATTGGCAGCACTCAAAAGCAAGACGTACGTACCACACAGCATCAGCGGCCCAGCTTAAACTCTTACGAGCGAATAATCGTTATATTCAACACTTCTGCTTCaatcaaaaaagaaaagaaaaatggtCATATTCGCTTTCCAATCCGTCCGGACGGTCGACACGCATTGAGAAGAGAGAGGTTGATTGACGCCATACCAGTAGTCCAAATCTAGCCCGCCCTTTTACGTCCACAATCAGACGAAGATCACTTAGCTAAACGGAGCATGCATGGCTCGCACATGTGTCTGCGCTTTGGGCAAATCACCTCCGAGCCTGAGAGCGAGCCCAATTAGCCGTCACATGGCTCGTACTACGATCGAGATAGGGCTTGGACCTGCGCGCGCCGGCCTGGTCGACTGACCAAAGGTGGCGTACGATCCGTCGGCGTTTCACGTGCAGCCAACCCCCATGGTTGCCAACCTCGCTCCACGTCAACCACCCACCGGCCAATCAATCAGGCCACCCCGTGGTTTGGAGACCAGATAAGGATCATCGATATGGTCGACCACACTACTAGTACTACTGATTAGCTTTGTTTAGGGCACGGTAAGTTGCACGGTCATTTCCTCCACAAGTTTCACATAGCTTACACATTAAACCAGCTATGACTTTTCATTTTGCACCTCATACTGAAGCCACAAAGTCTAGCTCCCTTCAACAACTTTCAATTGTAGTATACGCAAAACTAAGCCCTCCATGTGGTTTATCCAAAATCGACATGTTTGAGgggtgtgtgtatatatatgaacaaaaaccTGAGAGCTCTGTCGACGGCCGGTTGGAATTAGATGCTAGACTACTAATGCAGGGCGCCCAGTGATTCCTTGTCACATGCCTATAGCTACGTCCTCGTAGTTTGGCTCCCCTTTGGCATCACGCACACCACGCAGAATCGCTCAATTATGCACTTAACTAATCAAGGTTGGTGCTACTCCATTGGCTAGCTCTGGCCTCGGGCTTAAACTATGCGCTGCCACTGCCATCCTTATCTCAGACACCTCCCGCTCCTGTTTCCCCATCTCCAACTTGCGGGATCCCAACGCCATATGTTAATCAACCCGTTGATCACTTCACTAATAATAGTCCTAATTAAACCGAGCATCACACCATGGTGACCACCGTACCCAAACCTAATCTCCTCGGGCCGCGGGCCACGGGCCACGGCTAGCTCCTCTGACACAGGCTCGCCTACCTCGCCTAATCTAACCATGCTTTCCGGTCGAACAAGCGGTCAAGGCTTAACCTCGTCGCAATTTGCAAGAAAAGCTTAGCTAGAGCTAAGCCTACGTAGCGCTTTGACAAAATCAAATCCATTACAGTACTCTATATTTGATTGGGCAGCCGTCTCCTGGCGTGCATGTGCACGCCGAACGGAGCAGCAGCGACGTACGCACCCTCTTCGACCTCCTCGAGGCGCGCGCGCGTGACAGTGCAGGCTTGATACGGCCGATCTCCTCCGTGGCCTTTTGCGTGATCGCGCCACTAATCGCCAGGGTTATTTTAAAAGGTCACCTCGCTTAGGTTAACTAGCTAGCCGGTCGTTGCCCTCGTCGTTTACTCGCGCGTGCAGCTAATTTCGCGCCATCCATGACCGACCGATCGCCGTCGAGTCAGTCAATGTGTCTTCTCCAAGCTAGGTCAATTAGTCAAGACAAGGCACCGCCGCTGTCACAGACTCACAGTACGTGGTAAATTACTTTTTTTGAAACTAGGGTACGTGGTAAATTACAACGCACCAAAAAACTTGCTGTATATATCTCTCCAAGTTCCAGAAGACTATCCGAAGTATGTACGTACGTCAGTGTCAGCCGTAACATGTCTTTTTGTCCATGGCTGCAGTCTTGCAGAGTACTCCACTAGTAGACTAGAGGGAGACAGCGTACGTTTCACCTTGTGAGAGGCCCTCCAGCTCCAGCTCCACCCAGGGCGCGACACATGTGTACGTAATTAACCTCGGTACTAGTAGAAGCGGAGGAGTGCATCGCGGCAACAGGTGTAAACTCGATGCTTTGTTTTTCTACTGACAGCAGCGCTAATGCCAAGTTTAACCGGAATCATGGCCGGCCATCTTGCGTGCATGCTTTCCCAAAAAGGCGCCACATTTTAAGGGAGCGCGGCATCGATCCATCCATTGGACGGCAAGCGCTCGAAGCTTCAGCCCCAAGGCTGGCAGCTAGACTAGAACCAGCACACATGGCATGCTTCGGGCCATGATAGTTTGTTAAGATTAGATTGTGCTCTCTCCTTTTCTCCTCCCTTAACCTAATGCCTAGAGCGCAGTAAACTAATCCCAGTTGCATGATAGTATTGCTTAAGCACCAACCACTGAATCGGGCAAAGGATGAGGCTAGCTCGCTCCTAGGTAGGGGACCAGCGCGCCGGGAAACATCCGGACAAAGCCTCATTAACGCTAATTAAACAAACCCGTTAGCTTTGTGGACTTCGGCTTCGGCCACACCGCAAGGATCACACAAGCGCTCCTCTAGGGTTGCAGTGTCAAAGACATGGGCTCTTGTTCGCTGATCTGGCTGCCCCGAAGAGCGACACGTGCACGGAAGGCGCACTGGCCGTGTGACCGGAGCGAGCGACCCCGGCGCACGCATACCGAGGATGCCGCCCTCGAGGAGTGTGGTAGGCTTTTCTTTTGGCAAAATGATTTGATTCCAATGTTTGAGTAGTGCCCCCAAGTGCAGGGTTAAAGAAAGGGGTTATGTGCGAGAGAGGTTTAAGGAAGGTGATCACGGCCACGGCGAGGCGAAACGTGGCCATCGTGTCGTGATTAGTTTAGGGACGTGTTTCTTAGTCACTCTAGTTGCCTAATTAACAACAGCTTGATGAATGGATGGATGAAAGGTGGTGGAACTTTCTTGTTGGTACGGTTAGCTTGTTTGTTTAGGGGCTCGCTTAACAAACTTTATCTTGTGATTTTGCCATACAAGGCAAGTGTGTGACATAAGGGCTGACGAATGCATCGTTGCCATGTCGACACACCACTCCGTATTCCTCACATGCAACAATAAGCTCATACGCTACATTTTGGAGTCAAAAGAACAACCTTGAAAACGGATAATTGTCAGCAATGTTTGTATATACATACGAGTGCAAATAGTCAGAAAAGTACACACTCCACAATATAGATGCTTTACATGCAATTAAGAAAGCAAATCACACCTTGACCATGCACCCTGTTTCACCATTTTTTACAACCTGTAATGTACGTACACTACAAGTGAGCTGACACCAGTCACGCCACAAAATGCACAGCCAAACCAACTGCCATGTCTGACGAAGGTAAACACAAGATGAGCACACCTATACAAGATAAAGAATCGTATCATACGTACAAAGCAAGGCAAGTTTCAGAGGCTAACTACACCTCGCTGATCTCTGAATCCTCTGAATCGTGTGAGCTCAATCTTATCTCGGCTCTCATGTTCTCCTCGGCATCCTTGGGCTGGCTGCGAACCTGATCAAACCTGAAGCAGCACCGCAGGTGGTCGTTTACGATCCCGGCGACCTGCATGAAGGAGTAGACCGTCGTGGGGCCGACGCACTGGAACCCTCGCCGCATCAGGTCCTTGCTCATAGCCTCAGATTTGGGCGTCTTGGTGGGCACTTGGCGAGCGTGGCGGTAGCCGTTTGTGATGGGCCTGTGGTTCACGAAGCTCCAGCAGTAGTTGTCGAACGATCCGAATTCACGGACTACCTGCAGATAGTCATTGGCGATAGCGAGGATATTATTTGTACTGCCAGAAGTTGTGAAATCCAAGGGCCGATTTTGTTCGAAGGAAACCACTGAATCTGTTTTGCTGCATGGATACTACAGGTTTCAAAGCATTCGGTCTGAGAAATGTTAAGTCTAGCATATAGTGGTGGTGTTCGTATTACAAGCATTCGGTCTGAGAACAGTTCCAACAGTTTTGTACTTCTTTAAAGCAAGCGCTGACTATATTACAGTGCGATACTAATACTAATGCGAGTGTCAGTGTGTCACATTGTTCAGAATCTGAAACTCTGAAAGCACACAAGGTATAGGCCATATGGCCCATAGCAAATTCGAAGGCTTGTTGGGCTTCTATTGAGGGGGTGGGACATGGCTTCATTTTATTTTGAAAGAAGCTCCTCTGCTGTAACATTTTATGATTGGCTGGAGGAATGAAAAAGTAAATTAATTTATATGTCTTATAAAGCAATGATAAACTAGATAAACTTGCGTACAATATTCAATCTACCTTTCGAATTCACCATAAACAAAATTTACCTTTTGAATCTGCTTGGCGTTTGCGACCACAGCTCGCAGCTTTTGCTCTGACAGCAACGTCCTTCCGTTTGACTTGGACAACTGGTTTATCTTCTTGCCCTTGAGGTCACAGACGGATGCATTGTAGAAAGCATCAATCATCTCCCTGAATTCCCCCCTCTTGCTCAAAATTACAGGCCAGGAGAGCTCAGCTAAGGCTTGTGATAAGGTAAGCAGCTCAAACAGCTTACGGTCATTGTGCACCGGAGCTCCCCATTCTTCATCATGGAATGCAACGTAGAGGGGTTCTACAGAAGTGATGGTACCATGCATCAGAACTTATAATGTGTACTGCACCCTCATCCGTGCTCAAAATTGAAAATTCACATGCTTGTGATAACCGACAAAGTATTAATTCATATCATGGAGTTCACAGATCAAAATTACGGACTCTAGGGAACAGTGGGAACGGAACGAAACGAAGCAGGGAGCAATCGAAGTTTGTCACCAGAGTTGGCCGTGATCCAGGAGCACCTCCTCTTCTCCAGCTCCGGTGAGCTCCCACACGCCGCCGACTCATCACACGCCCCCCTACCACTCTTGTGCCGCTTCTCCCGATCGTCCTCTGCTTTCGCCTTCCTATCGCCGTGCGCCTTGGCTCTTGCTATTACCTTGGACGAGGCCGCAGCAGGGCGAGTGGTGCGGATGCGTGGGAGCTCCGGCAAGCAGCTCGCCGGagactccgacttgacggccggcATGTCTGTAGCGGCAACTGATCGATGGAACTTGCAACGATTCGGAAGCAGGCGCATGTAGATGGACGCAGACCTGAAGAGCCAGCGGCTAATGAGGTTTTTGAAACGAGTGGCGAAAGGAAGGGTCCGTTACGCGGCCACGGAGTTTGTGCTCGTTGTTTCGGGGCGGGCTGGAGGTCGCGATCGGGTGCGGGCGCAACGGCCTCGGCACGAACGAGGAGGGGTGGCTTTGGCTTGGCTCCGACGCCTCATACCGTTACGCGCAAGCGTTGCGTTGCCATGCACCGCCCCACTACCCACACGCACACACGTAGCCGGACCTCCCCTTCCTGTCGCTTCCACCATCCGGCTTGCGCGCAGCGCACATCCGCACCGAGCCGGCTCTGCGGCTCGCCACGTACGTACGTGGTTCTCGTCGGCAGCGACAACGGCTTCTTCTACTCAAATCAAAGAGAAAATACACATTCTGTACAATGAAACGGAGAAGAGTGTACACACAACACAAGGATGCGGGCAGCAGCATTGGTCCGAGTATCTTTCAGCACCAGGGAATCGTTTTGCTCCAAGAGGATGAACAATTTACATCCAAATGTTCCCTTCAAGAATGGACCAGGATTCATGTTAGATCAATAGAGCTCAATTCAAGTTTTTGGTGGCAACTTTTGATCACTGCAGCAGGGAACAGAAGCAGCAGCAGGATGCAGTTCTGCAGGGAACGGCATTGTAATGTGGATCGTCCTTGAGTCAAGCTTAGAGAGTTCAAACCGAACCTACCAACTTTTGACAAAACTGCGCCTCGTTAGTTGCCATTCCGTGCCAATTACGTAGCTACTAGTGGTAAGTGGTAACCAGTGTCCAAAATGCAGTGTAGCGCTATGCGAAATCCAGCCGCAGGTGTTCTTCACCACCTGAAGAAGCAACAAGGCATGATACGGTCAGTTAATAAGAGAATCTAAATACAGCAGTGTAAAACGCGAGGCATGACTAGGAATTATAAGAGAACCGAAAGAAATGAGCTATTTACAGAAGACACACGAGACATAACGCTACAAGACAAAGCATTACGTCGATACAGCGACTGTTCAACTCTGCATACCATGCTCCTGTCTATCAATTTACTTCTTTGAGAAGTATGCGGAATCCTGGAAATGGAGCGGCTCGTTCCCCCACGAGGTCCACCCGGAACCCAATTCTCTTGCGAAAAGCTCTATGCACCTTGGAGGTTTAGGACCAGGAATATATTCTGAAAGAATTTCTTTTGCTGGTTAAGGATTGGGCATAAATCATACTGCAACTATAAAAAGAGCCGCATTGCATTTACGACAGGACATATGCTTCATTGCAAATGGTTAACTAAAAAGATAAATAGGACATAATGTGACAAATCACAGGCAAGGATACTCTGAAGAGGAGGTTTCCTTGAGTGCGCACCCGGAACACTCATAATTACTTGGCTGCCTTGTAGAACCTTAAACTTCGATCCTGACTCAGCTTCTCTATTCTGCAGGAAGAAAGCCAGGAGACTAGAATATATCAATTTCAGGGTACACGGTCCAGATCAAATGTTGAATTCCAGAAGAAAAAAAAGGCAAATAATCTAGAGGAAAGAACTCACAACATTGATGTAGCCAAGAAGGAGACACTCATAAGGTCTGTGATGGAACAAG
This genomic window from Aegilops tauschii subsp. strangulata cultivar AL8/78 chromosome 4, Aet v6.0, whole genome shotgun sequence contains:
- the LOC109743321 gene encoding uncharacterized protein, whose protein sequence is MRLLPNRCKFHRSVAATDMPAVKSESPASCLPELPRIRTTRPAAASSKVIARAKAHGDRKAKAEDDREKRHKSGRGACDESAACGSSPELEKRRCSWITANSEPLYVAFHDEEWGAPVHNDRKLFELLTLSQALAELSWPVILSKRGEFREMIDAFYNASVCDLKGKKINQLSKSNGRTLLSEQKLRAVVANAKQIQKVVREFGSFDNYCWSFVNHRPITNGYRHARQVPTKTPKSEAMSKDLMRRGFQCVGPTTVYSFMQVAGIVNDHLRCCFRFDQVRSQPKDAEENMRAEIRLSSHDSEDSEISEV